Within the Oncorhynchus clarkii lewisi isolate Uvic-CL-2024 chromosome 2, UVic_Ocla_1.0, whole genome shotgun sequence genome, the region aaaTCAGATGAAAATataatgactggttgtgttcatgccacatGCCACACTTTTACTGTTTAAATTACatctttatttttaatttaaataaattatgTACGGGCAAGCGACTGCACTCATTAGAGACCCCCTGAATGTCATGGTGTAATTCACTACAGTTCATACAGTACCTCCATGTTGCCATATAGCTGATCGTTGGTGTAGTAGTTTGTGAGGATTTCACTGCTGGTGTCTTtctgctctttcctgtggatagAGTTAGGACAACTCTCAGATGCATTCTCTAAATTTGATAAGACACGACAAGATTTAATTTAGGCTAATGGGCTTTAGCAACTCAGCAAGGATTGTAGGTTAAGATGACAGATAGAACAGCCTGTAGAAAAATACCTTGATGTTGAGGGATCTGAGGAAGCACACTTGGCTGCATCCATGTCCTGTATACTGGCTACTGGCAGGTCACTATGACTCCTCCCACTGATGAGAAAAATGCCAAGTTATcaaaacagaacaaaacagcTATCAAAAAAAATCTACTTAACTCCttccaaaaataaataaaatagtaacTTACCCCTTCTTGTCAATAGGCAAGCTGACATGGGAACTAgtattaccaccaccactaatgcAGCAATACCAATTGAAACGTACAGCATCGAACATCTTATCTGTccaaaaacaaataaatatgATGTATTAAATGTACCTATACTATTCCTTATGATATAAATAATTATTTGTTTAATTAATTCATTAATGATACACTTCACCAACTGTTTCCCTTACCATTTGTGGACACAGTGAAGGACAAGGTGGCATTGCCCTGTGTGTTGCTGGCATGGCAGTGGACGGTCTCTGAGAAGCCTAGTGCCCTCTGTAGGGTAACCATGGTAACTGACCCATGCATCTCCACCCTGGTACTGGGCAGGTGTCCTGCTGGAAGAGACCACTCCACAGTGCTGGGGGGCTCTGAATCCACAATGCACAGACATGTTACCATAGAGATGTCTGAAGTGCAGGCAGAGCCCACTTTGATCTCAGGGGAGTCTGGGATGAGAATGATGAACAGTTTGGTTTTAACTGAACATGTAGTGCTACATCCGGAAGAGTATTGTCTTAATATTATATACACAGACATGACATGCCCCTTAGTGACAACATGTGGATGAATCAACTAACTCTGGATCTACTTACACTCTACGTTGAGCTTCATTGGGCTGGATTGGCCTTGTCCCTCTGTATTGATGGCAGTGCAGTAGAGGGCTTCAGTGAGTCTGGTCACATTCTCCAGTGTGAGTGTGGGTCCAGTGGTGGGCAGAGGTCCTCTGCTGTTGTGCCAACGGTAGATGTGGGCAGCAGGGTTACTGTCACTGGAGCATCTCAGCTCTACAGAGTCTCCTTCCTTCACACTGGACACTCCCTTAACCTTCACATCCACTGGGGCATCTATGAATAACATCATTAGTAAGAATGATATTACTATGTAATGAACATCTTAGGACAGATTCAGTGGATCAACCATGTGATTTCAATATATTTAATTTCCAAAGGGAAGTACGGACAAAGTTTTTGTTCCCTTTTCAAATAAGTTTAATTTCTCATATTCACAGAAATATTGTGAAAGTGAAAATCTTCCAAACAATGCTGTTAATACACAGATGTGGGCAACTTACATTTGACAGTTAGTGTCTTGGAGCTGCTCACTGTCTTCCCTCCCCTGTATGCTGCTGTGCAGACTAGAGGCTGGTTGTTATCAGCGTTGCTGGATCTAAAGGTCAGGGTTGATGTCTCTTCCCACTGGCCCTTGGTCTGCTGCTGTGATTGGATGCTGGGTGTTCCAGAGTGGCTCCAGGTGATGAGAGGGGGATCAGATGGGCAGGAGTGAGACACAGAGCAGGAGGCAGATACCTCCTCCCCCACCTTCACCACCTCCatcactgacagagagagggggtctggAGAGTCTGAAATCAACAAAGAGATGACAACAGTTATAGCACTTATTCTTGGGTCTGTCCTTTTTTGTACGATTACAATTATAATCAACAAGAAGCTATAGCTAATATGTTAACTTTAGGGTAAATAGGATACTGTAATTGTCTATTTTCCCTGGAGAACTTACCGCTCACTGTAATGGAGACTCTGTCATCTTTGTATGAAGCCTTGTTATAGTCTTTGATTTCAATCCTGAAAGTAAAGGGTCCTTTGTCACTGCTATGGAGGGGGTCGATT harbors:
- the LOC139423004 gene encoding B-cell receptor CD22-like, coding for MGIEKLPLLFLIHCIWLGVWGVDTSSWTAEVPGSVSGLQGSCIVIPCSFNYPEPKIKPTEFTGIWFKDTSEVIYHPDSSNVITDYRGRTKLVGNLRQKNCSLRIDPLHSSDKGPFTFRIEIKDYNKASYKDDRVSITVSDSPDPLSLSVMEVVKVGEEVSASCSVSHSCPSDPPLITWSHSGTPSIQSQQQTKGQWEETSTLTFRSSNADNNQPLVCTAAYRGGKTVSSSKTLTVKYAPVDVKVKGVSSVKEGDSVELRCSSDSNPAAHIYRWHNSRGPLPTTGPTLTLENVTRLTEALYCTAINTEGQGQSSPMKLNVEYSPEIKVGSACTSDISMVTCLCIVDSEPPSTVEWSLPAGHLPSTRVEMHGSVTMVTLQRALGFSETVHCHASNTQGNATLSFTVSTNDKMFDAVRFNWYCCISGGGNTSSHVSLPIDKKGGRSHSDLPVASIQDMDAAKCASSDPSTSRKEQKDTSSEILTNYYTNDQLYGNMEAEEDGDLCECVGGDDAIYGNI